One window of Streptomyces sp. FIT100 genomic DNA carries:
- the rpsK gene encoding 30S ribosomal protein S11 — protein sequence MPPKGRQGAAKKVRRKEKKNVAHGHAHIKSTFNNTIVSITDPTGNVISWASAGHVGFKGSRKSTPFAAQMAAESAARRAQEHGMRKVDVFVKGPGSGRETAIRSLQATGLEVGSIQDVTPTPHNGCRPPKRRRV from the coding sequence ATGCCCCCCAAGGGACGCCAGGGCGCTGCCAAGAAGGTGCGCCGCAAGGAAAAGAAGAACGTCGCTCACGGCCACGCGCACATCAAGAGCACGTTCAACAACACGATCGTGTCCATCACGGACCCGACCGGCAACGTGATCTCCTGGGCCTCCGCCGGCCACGTCGGCTTCAAGGGCTCGCGCAAGTCCACCCCCTTCGCCGCGCAGATGGCCGCCGAGTCGGCCGCCCGCCGCGCGCAGGAGCACGGCATGCGCAAGGTCGACGTCTTCGTCAAGGGTCCCGGCTCCGGCCGTGAGACCGCGATCCGCTCCCTCCAGGCCACCGGCCTCGAGGTCGGCTCGATCCAGGACGTCACCCCCACCCCGCACAACGGCTGCCGCCCCCCGAAGCGCCGCCGCGTCTGA
- a CDS encoding DNA-directed RNA polymerase subunit alpha, with product MLIAQRPSLTEEVVDEYRSRFVIEPLEPGFGYTLGNSLRRTLLSSIPGAAVTSIRIDGVLHEFTTVPGVKEDVTDLILNIKQLVVSSEHDEPVVMYLRKQGPGLVTAADIAPPAGVEVHNPDLVLATLNGKGKLEMELTVERGRGYVSAVQNKQVGQEIGRIPVDSIYSPVLKVTYKVEATRVEQRTDFDKLIVDVETKQAMRPRDAMASAGKTLVELFGLARELNIDAEGIDMGPSPTDAALAADLALPIEELELTVRSYNCLKREGIHSVGELVARSEADLLDIRNFGAKSIDEVKAKLAGMGLALKDSPPGFDPTAAADAFGADDDADAGFVETEQY from the coding sequence ATGCTGATCGCTCAGCGTCCCTCGCTGACCGAAGAGGTCGTCGACGAGTACCGCTCCCGGTTCGTGATCGAGCCGCTGGAGCCGGGCTTCGGCTACACCCTCGGCAACTCGCTCCGCCGTACGCTCCTCTCCTCGATCCCGGGCGCCGCTGTCACGTCCATCCGGATCGACGGTGTCCTGCACGAGTTCACCACCGTGCCGGGCGTCAAGGAGGACGTCACCGACCTCATCCTGAACATCAAGCAGCTGGTCGTCTCCTCGGAGCACGACGAGCCGGTCGTGATGTACCTGCGCAAGCAGGGCCCGGGTCTGGTCACCGCCGCCGACATCGCGCCCCCGGCCGGTGTCGAGGTCCACAACCCCGACCTCGTCCTGGCCACGCTCAACGGCAAGGGCAAGCTGGAGATGGAGCTGACCGTCGAGCGCGGTCGCGGCTACGTCTCCGCCGTGCAGAACAAGCAGGTGGGCCAGGAGATCGGCCGTATCCCGGTCGACTCCATCTACTCGCCGGTGCTCAAGGTCACGTACAAGGTCGAGGCGACCCGAGTCGAGCAGCGCACCGACTTCGACAAGCTGATCGTCGACGTCGAGACCAAGCAGGCCATGCGTCCGCGCGACGCCATGGCGTCGGCCGGCAAGACCCTGGTCGAGCTGTTCGGTCTGGCCCGCGAGCTCAACATCGACGCCGAGGGCATCGACATGGGCCCGTCCCCGACGGACGCCGCCCTTGCTGCCGACCTGGCGCTGCCGATCGAGGAGCTGGAGCTCACGGTCCGCTCGTACAACTGCCTCAAGCGCGAGGGCATCCACTCCGTGGGTGAGCTCGTCGCCCGCTCCGAGGCCGACCTGCTCGACATCCGCAACTTCGGTGCGAAGTCGATCGACGAGGTCAAGGCGAAGCTGGCCGGCATGGGCCTGGCCCTCAAGGACAGCCCGCCCGGATTCGACCCGACCGCCGCCGCGGACGCCTTCGGCGCCGACGACGACGCGGACGCGGGCTTCGTCGAGACCGAGCAGTACTAA
- the rplQ gene encoding 50S ribosomal protein L17: MPKPAKGARLGGSAAHEKLLLANLAKSLFEHGRITTTEAKARRLRPVAERLITKAKKGDIHNRRLVLQTITDKGIVHTLFTEIAPRYAERPGGYTRITKIGNRRGDNAPMAVIELVEGEIAKKATVAEAEAATKRAVKEAEEAKVEETKAEDAAEAPAAPAESAESAEDSAK, translated from the coding sequence ATGCCGAAGCCCGCCAAGGGTGCCCGTCTGGGCGGCAGCGCCGCGCACGAGAAGCTGCTTCTCGCGAACCTCGCGAAGTCGCTGTTCGAGCACGGCCGCATCACCACGACCGAGGCCAAGGCCCGCCGCCTGCGCCCGGTCGCGGAGCGTCTGATCACGAAGGCGAAGAAGGGCGACATCCACAACCGTCGCCTGGTGCTGCAGACGATCACGGACAAGGGCATCGTCCACACGCTCTTCACCGAGATCGCCCCGCGCTACGCCGAGCGTCCGGGTGGCTACACCCGGATCACGAAGATCGGCAACCGTCGTGGTGACAACGCCCCGATGGCCGTGATCGAGCTCGTCGAGGGCGAGATCGCGAAGAAGGCGACCGTCGCCGAGGCCGAGGCCGCCACCAAGCGTGCGGTCAAGGAGGCCGAGGAGGCCAAGGTCGAGGAGACCAAGGCCGAGGACGCCGCCGAGGCTCCGGCCGCTCCGGCTGAGTCCGCCGAGTCCGCCGAGGATTCGGCCAAGTAG
- the truA gene encoding tRNA pseudouridine(38-40) synthase TruA translates to MSDDVKPGCVRVRLDLSYDGKDFSGWARQTRGQRTVQGEIEDAIRTVTRSSETYELTVAGRTDAGVHARGQVAHVDLPVALWEEHREKLLKRLAGRLPKDVRVWALREAPAGFNARFAAVWRRYVYRVGDQPGGVDPLLRGHVLWHDWELDVAAMDAAAKSLVGEHDFAAYAKKREGATTIREILDFGVRRQAEGIVEIEVRADAFCHNQVRAMVGALLFVGDGHRGVEWPRKVLDARVRDSAVHVVRPHGLTLEEVAYPADELLAERQQQARRVRGPVH, encoded by the coding sequence GTGAGCGACGACGTGAAGCCCGGCTGCGTACGGGTGCGACTGGATCTGTCCTACGACGGCAAGGACTTCTCCGGCTGGGCCCGTCAGACCCGCGGACAGCGGACCGTGCAGGGTGAGATCGAGGACGCGATCCGTACGGTGACCCGGTCGTCCGAGACGTACGAGCTGACCGTCGCCGGCCGCACGGACGCCGGTGTGCACGCGCGCGGGCAGGTCGCCCATGTGGATCTGCCCGTCGCGCTGTGGGAGGAGCACCGCGAGAAGCTGCTGAAGCGGCTCGCCGGGCGGCTGCCGAAGGACGTGCGGGTGTGGGCCCTCAGGGAGGCGCCGGCGGGGTTCAACGCCCGGTTCGCCGCCGTGTGGCGGCGCTACGTCTACCGGGTCGGCGATCAGCCCGGGGGCGTGGACCCGCTGTTGCGGGGCCATGTGCTCTGGCACGACTGGGAGTTGGACGTCGCCGCGATGGACGCCGCCGCCAAGTCCCTGGTGGGGGAGCATGACTTCGCGGCGTATGCGAAGAAGCGCGAGGGAGCGACGACGATCCGCGAGATCCTCGACTTCGGGGTGCGCCGGCAGGCCGAAGGCATCGTCGAGATCGAGGTCCGCGCCGACGCCTTCTGCCACAACCAGGTGCGCGCGATGGTCGGTGCGCTGCTGTTCGTGGGCGACGGGCACCGGGGTGTGGAGTGGCCGCGGAAGGTCCTCGACGCCCGTGTGCGTGACAGCGCCGTGCATGTGGTCCGGCCGCACGGGCTGACGCTCGAGGAGGTCGCCTACCCGGCGGACGAGCTGCTGGCGGAGCGGCAGCAGCAGGCCCGGCGGGTGCGGGGGCCGGTGCACTGA
- the rplM gene encoding 50S ribosomal protein L13 → MRTYSPKPGDVTRQWHVIDAQDVVLGRLASTAATLLRGKHKPIYAPHVDAGDFVVIINADKVHLSGNKRTQKMAYRHSGYPGGLRSVRYDELLDKNPEKAVEKAVKGMLPKNTLGRQMLSKLKVYAGENHPHAAQQPVPFEITQVAQ, encoded by the coding sequence GTGCGTACGTACAGCCCCAAGCCCGGCGATGTAACGCGCCAGTGGCACGTCATCGATGCTCAGGACGTCGTCCTGGGCCGACTGGCGAGCACTGCCGCCACTCTCCTGCGCGGCAAGCACAAGCCGATCTACGCGCCCCACGTGGACGCCGGTGACTTCGTCGTCATCATCAACGCCGACAAGGTGCACCTGTCCGGCAACAAGCGGACCCAGAAGATGGCGTACCGCCACTCCGGCTACCCGGGTGGTCTGCGCTCCGTCCGTTACGACGAGCTCCTCGACAAGAACCCCGAGAAGGCCGTCGAGAAGGCCGTCAAGGGCATGCTCCCCAAGAACACCCTCGGCCGTCAGATGCTCTCGAAGCTGAAGGTCTACGCGGGCGAGAACCACCCGCACGCTGCCCAGCAGCCGGTTCCGTTCGAGATCACCCAGGTCGCGCAGTAA